The Helianthus annuus cultivar XRQ/B chromosome 16, HanXRQr2.0-SUNRISE, whole genome shotgun sequence genome includes a window with the following:
- the LOC110919146 gene encoding uncharacterized protein LOC110919146, with translation MSRLVPYLVTPEPKRIARFIGGLAPEIKGNVKASRPTTYRSVVDLSLSLTLATVRNKSVKDSDEGKRKREDESSHRSDKKRKGNTEFKKGSEFKNNSNQSDKRPKCKNCRKRHSGKCIIDPQAKLCGICKKKGHKTLEFKELKNATCYNCNEKAHIKTNCPKLAKKPKEAKKINARVFQMNAREAVQNDNVITNKSFVDNKFCKLLNLSLKTLDIKYEVELEDGTLETASTILDGCFISIRNHPFPLSLLQMKLAGFDIVIGINWLSLNQAQISYDKKQVVIKTPYGESLTIQGDTQYGLPDQVTVDVPKPKIEDIPVISEHSDVIPKELPGLPPDRQV, from the exons atgtcCAGACTTGTCCCCTATTTGGTAACACCTGAGCCTAAGCGCATAGCGCGCTTTATTGGAGGGTTGGCCCCTGAAATAAAAGGAAACGTCAAAGCTTCCAGGCCTACCACATATAGGTCGGTGGTGGATTTGTCCTTATCCCTCACACTTGCTACAGTTAGAAATAAGTCTGTTAAGGATTCTGATGAGGGAAAGAGAAAGAGGGAAGATGAGAGCTCACATCGCtctgacaagaaaaggaaaggtAATACCGAGTTTAAGAAAGGTTCTGAGTTTAAGAACAACTCAAATCAGTCGGATAAAAGACCCAAGTGCAAGAACTGTAGGAAGCGCCATTCAGGGAAGTGCATAATTGACCCGCAGGCTAAACTCTGTGGAATTTGCAAGAAAAAGGGTCATAAAACTTTAGAGTTCAAAGAGTTAAAGAATGCAACTTGTTACAATTGCAACGAGAAAGcgcatatcaagaccaactgcccgaAACTCGCAAAGAAGCCTAAAGAGGCCAAGAAAATAAATGCTCGAGTTTTCCAGATGAATGCCAGGGAGGCAGTACAGAACGACAATGTTATAACAA ataagtcctttgtagacaaTAAATTTTGTAAACTGTTAAATCTGTCTCTTAAaactctagacataaaatatgaggtagaattgGAAGATGGTACTTTAGAAACTGCCTCAACAattttagatggatgttttatatccattaggaatcacccTTTTCCGTTGTCTTTGCTTCAGATGAAATTGGCAGGGTTCGATATAGTTATAGGCATAAATTGGTTATCTCTTAACCAAGCTCAAATTTCCTATGATAAAAAGCAAGTCGTTATCAAAACCCCTTATGGTGAATCACTTACTATAcaaggagatacgcagtatggattgcctgatcAA GTGACAGTGGATGTGCCAAAGCCCAAGAtagaagatattcctgttatttcaGAACACTCAGATGTAATTCctaaagaactacctggtttacctcccGACAGGCAAGTGTAA